The Colletotrichum destructivum chromosome 7, complete sequence genome contains the following window.
TTCGGTCCATTCCTGCCCCCAGTCCCAGTGGTGCTGCGCCAGTCGGGGCATGTTGAAGCCCTGGCGTGTCTGTCTCGGCCAGAAGCCCCAACGGTCGGTGGCCAGCCCGTCTCTCCCTGTCTCCGACGTCGCCCAGCACGTCCAACGGACCATGTCAGGGGTGTTGGAGTGGACGCTCATGACGGAGCTGTAGTGGTAGCAGGCCTGGGACCACTCCTTCTTACAGGTAACGGCTGGCGTGGTCAGCACGGTCTCGATCTTGGTCGTAGTCGTCTCGTGCTCCGTAGTGGGACagttgttcttgttgttgttattggCGGCTCGCTTGCCGATCCAGGCCTGGTGGctctcgaggacgacgtcgcgTGTCTCGAGATAAGAATGGCCCAGGTCTCTCTTGAACTTGCACGCGTTGGgctccttctcgtcgtccttgtctCCCTCCTTGCGACAGTTCCCGACGACCTTCTGCAGCGAGTCGTCGTGCTTCCTGAACGTCGCGCCCATCTTGCTGACGCCCGCCTTGGTCTGCGCTCTCCTGGCGGAGCCCAGGTCGATGAAGTCCCGCGGCTTCTTGATGCGGCCGGCGCTCAGCAGCGCCATGACGGCCATGCCCGCGTTGGACGGGTCGccggcgatctcggcgatgctGAAGGCCGTGTTGCCGACGAGCCCTCCGAGGGCGATCATGCGGGCGACGGtcgccgcgccggcggccatggcggcgaacTCTCCCACAAAGGGGATGAAGAACAGCAGGGCCGAGATGATGTTGAGGATCAgggcctccttctcctccttgatgatctcgccgcccttcttcttggcctcctccatGGAGGTGATGGCCTGCGCCAGCAGGAAGATGGGCACCGACAGAACCTGGAGcacgtcgccgttgccgccgtcccAGATGCCGGCGACCACGTCGAAGAAGCGGGCCGAGATGCTCGTGCGGATCTCGTCCAGGTTCTTCTTGACGTCCTTGATGATGTCCTTGGGGTCCGGGATGTCAAAGTCGGACTTGAGCTGGGGGTACcccgagatggagaggatTAGCGACGGGACGCAGGGCTGCGGCGTCACGCCaacgggcggcgggcagttcttgatggcctcgttcGGGTCCGTGTTGTACTTGAACGTCCCGAACTCGACCCATTCCTGGATGAcgcccgtctccttctcgacggcgtcccAGAAACCGTCTTCGTCCCGCAGGGTGAGCTTGATGATGTTCATGCCCGTGACGGCGAAGTGGCCCTTCATGTCGGAACAGGGGCCCGTCCAGTCCCCGGAATGGGTCACCCCGTCCGCCTTGATGTCGCAGTCGAAGTAGTCCCGGTACTTGCCGTCGTGCCAGCTGGTGAACTTGGCCATGGCCTGCTTGGCCGAGTCCTTCATGACGCGTCGGTAGGCCGCAAAGTTCTTGTCGTAGCcgttgtcgacgtcgtcgtaGTTGGCCAACGACTTGTCGAGCATCTTCTCGAGGATGTTAATGGCGAGCACGGGCTTGCAGTCGTCGGAcacgtcgccgtcgttggcGAGCGCCTCGAGGTCCGCGTACGTCTTGCTCAGGGGACAGTTGCGGCCGCCCGAGAGATTCGagtcgtcgctgtcgccgctaccgatgccgctgtcgccgtAGTCCTtgtccaggtcgacggcccAGTCCGAGACGCCGCCGAAGTTGAGGCCCTTGTACTTGTCGATGCGCCCCTTCTTGGTGTCGTCGTTCATCCAAGCCACCCACTCGGTGCCCTTGTAGACGACAAtgtccgagtccgagtcctTGTCGTGCCACTCGCTCGCGTCCAGGAGGTCCTTGTTCCAGAGGATCTCGCGGATCTCGGCCGACGAGATGTACCCCGACGTGTCTGTGCAGGGACCGGGCATGGCGTCCGACTGGCTCCGGGTGCCGGTGAAGGTGCATTCGGGTCCGGTGCAGCCCTCCTCCGACATGTGGAAGCTCCGTCCGTAGCTCGCAATGCCCACAAAGACCTTGTGGGAAGggacgccggccttggtGATCATGGCAAGGGATGTCTTGGTCTCGGTCATGTTGATGTGCGAACGGAGACAGTCGCCTCCGGGGCAGCCCGGGCTCGACCACTTGTTGCCGTGATCCCACTGACCGTGGAGATCGTACGACATGTAGACGATGTagtcgacgacctcgccgatcTCCTTGATGGGGAACTGCTTGAGGTACCAGTACGAGGCGGGCGCCGCGATCGAGACGGACTTGTTGCCCAACCTGCGCTTGACCATCTTCAGGAACTCGAGATAGTCCTTGCCCTCGTTGGGGTTGGCGCTCGGGTCGATGTCGGGGATGTCGGGAGCGGAGGGGTATTCCCAGTCAAagtcgatgccgtcgagcCCGTTGTCGTTGACGAACTGGACCACGTTCGCCGCAAAGGTGGCTCGGTTGGCCGGCAGAACGGCGTCGCGGAGGATGTGGACGgtgtcgccctcggcggaGAAGGCCCATCCGCCCAGGGACACGATGCGCTTGAtgcccgtcatcttcttcatcaggTCGAACTGCGTCTGCAGCTTGCTCGTGTCGATCTTGAAGTCGCCCGGGGTGACGTCCGGGAAGGAGAAGTGGATGTGGGTGTACTTCTTGGTGTCGACGCTCGTGACGTCCATGTGCAGGCAGGGCCGGTTCTTGTTCCAGGCCTCGAAGTAGGCAATGtgcgagaagctggccgggCCCTTGTCGTTGTTGGTGATCTCCATGCCGCAGTTGGAGATGCAGCCGTTCTTGCCGGGCTGCGACGTGCCCGGCGCGCCCGTGTCGGCCGGGGCCAGAGTGCAGAAGTCGCTGTCCATGCCGCATTGGCCCCAGACGTTGCAGCAGACGTTGAGCGGGCACGGGTTCATGTCCGTGAGGTTCTTGTTGCCGCGAGGCTCTCCGTCGGGCTTCTGAGGACCGCAGAGCGCGTTGGAGATGGGGTTGGGCATGGGAGGCTCGCCCTTGGACAGACAGATCTTCTGTCCAGGCTGGAGGTTTTTGCAGCCGGCGAAACCCCACGTGTTCTTGTTGAAGTCCTCGATATCCTTGACCGTGAGGTAGTTGGCGTCGGCATAGTCCCAGCACCCGAACCCTTTATCGATGTCGATGGCATGGCAGTTCCCGTTGGCGTCGGGCTTTGGCCGGACTGCAATAATATGCTCAGTGGTTAGCCTCTGTGCAAGAAACATCACTTACAATTACTTGAGTTGGCCTGGGATGTCGTCTACTTACAGTCTGGAAGGTCGCCCGGAGAGCAGCAGACATGCTGCCTGGGCTTGAGCGTACTGCAGAGGTTCTTGGTGCCGCTGTTATACTTGTCGAACTGCGTGGCGCTGATGCCGCAACGCTTGGCCAGCGCTCCGCAATCATCACCCGATATGACTTCTTCGGCGCGGCAATCGGCCCTGCGATGCAAGGTGTGGAGAGCCCCGCCTCCGGAGACGGCGGTCGAGTTGCTGAGATTATCTGTTCCGTTGGTCGGTAAAGAACTCTTGATGGACCagagctcgacctcgacgcccgtcCACTCGGCGGTGAGATCCGGGCTCCTGAGGCACTTTGCGTCCTTCCAGTCGGACAGGGCCTCCTGGACAGAGGTCATGTTGCCCTGGAGATCAGCAACGACGCCGACTCTCCAGACGGAGGGCCGGACCGTCTGGCAGTTTGTGGCGGCAAAGCGTCCGGCCTCGTAGAACTCCTTGGTCTTGACTTTGCGGGCGAGCTTTTCCACAAAGGGGGCGGCGCTCTTCTTGTCAACCGCCGAGCCGACAAAGAGACCGGCGATGGACTCGCGGACCTTTGCAAACATGATGGCGGTCCCGCAGTTGTCCGCGGCATCCAAGTGGCCCTGGAGGGTCTCGATTGCCAAGGCGGTGTCGTTGATGCTCCCGTCAACAGGGCTGCTGTCGTCGGGGAGCCATTCGTGGTAGAAGATGCTTGTCTGGTTGGGGGTCTTGTGCATGTCCGAGGCGCATGTCGACTTGATGTCGTCGCTCAGAGAGCGCTTTTCAGGGGCCCCAAAGGTGAAGGGCACAGGGACGAATTCATCAGTCTTGACCGTAGACTCTTCAGATGCCGTACAGGCTCGGAAAGTGATGTGTTTGTCTGGGTCGTTGATTTTGGTTTCCAGCATGGTATCGAAGAGCATGGGCTGCTCGCAGCGTTTCAACGCTTTGGCTCCATGGAGATAGGTCCAGTTGAGAGGGTTCGGTCCAGAAATGGTGCACCGGACCGGACACGGGTTGACAGGGCTGGCCTCATTCCGGGCAAAGGCACTGCTCGCGAGGCACAGCAGTCCAAAGCCGGCCGAAAGCGAGGGCCGCCACATTGTTTTAAAAgagagacgaagaagatgccggTGTTACCATGCAAAAAGAGTGTGTGATTTAGGGGATGATCATATAAGTGGATGGATGATTCAAAGATTGAATGAATGACTAGCTGACTGAATGAACGACAGACTGACGGACAGACTGGcggacagacagacagactgAACGATTGACTGAACGATTGACTGagtgaatgaatgaatgaacGACTGGATGAAAAAAAGTGTTTCCATGAAAGACGAAAGACAGTCCAGGGATAGGCAAGGTAGATAAACGATGTTGACCATTCGGCCCAGGTACAGGCCAGCAGCTCCGGTGATCAGCCAAGCAAAAGGGGCCGTACACACAGTGACTTGGTTTTCCAAGGGCAAACCGACGGGCTTGATTTCAGACCACCTTACTTACCGAGGTGCACAAAATCGACGCTGGTGATGGATCGAACTCCGATTCTGATTCCGCCTGAGTCGACATCGGCTGAGCCTCTGCCCCTGTCGTCGGGTCCACGTCCCATGTCGATATCCATCTGCTCGACGTAGGCGGGTAATTACACAACGGTCTCGGGCACCGGCTAGTGCTTACTGCAGGTAGGTATCGAGAATTTTGCCATGGACTACTGCGCCAACGCCGTGATGAACGGCTCGAAAATAATGTTCTCGTTGACATTTGGCACACCAATGTTCGCAGGCAGATTTTGACTCAGCCCGCCTTCCTAGGAAGCACCGGGACCTAGATGTTAGTCGAAGGATCGTTGCCAAGATCTGAGTCCAGGGTCTGGAATGCGTTTGTCCGTGAGCCCCTCGACGGACAAATCCAACTTGGGGTGGTAATTCCGGATGTATCCCAGATGTATCCGAGTCCCCTGGATCATCAGTGTTGCATACTCCATCCTCGGGCAACTAGGGGGGTCATCATGAAATTGAGAGGTGTTATCCTATTGGTCCATCAACTCACTTACCTTGAGGGTGCGGTTGGCCCCCATTCTCGCTTAGGGCGGGGCAAGCCACTAACATCACTACGGTTTACTGGCCTCGAGCTCTGGACCAATTGCAAGATTCAAAGACAGCACAAAACCGGGGGATTAGTGGACCTCGGTGGATCATGCGGGTAGAAGGGTCCAGCCGCGATCAACTAGCCCTATTGGGCAAATTGTAGGGTGTGTGGCGTGAGCCTAATCAAGtaaggtaccttacctaggtaaggtaagcACCAGTGAGGCAACAAGCGACAGCGCCCTGGACTGCTGCTGTAAGGTACGCTGCAGCGCCGAGGCGGATCTCGGTTGGTGCTTCGATATTGAAGAAGCAAGGGTAAGATATGGCCTTTTCGAGCCAACGAAAAAAGAGATTCTTGCCTCCTTGGGCCCTGCCTGGTCTACGGCAACCTGCAGGGCTAACATGAATGAATCCTCTCAGCTTACCAAACCACAGGGTACGCAGACATGGTATCCAAAGTACCTTGGATGGCTTTCCAGCTTGGCACAGACTCGAGTATGATCGTGGCATGATATTGTGCGAATCTCAGTGCTGGCCTGGCCTGATCGGTAAAGTCTGGACCAGGCAGGTTCAGCGCCGGACACGCCGGCCAAGAGCGTGAATTTCAGGCACTCACTCGTCTCGGACAGTCTCCAGGCCAAGAGATGATACCTCCTGTTCGGTGATTTGACTTACGGCCAAGGCAGCAAGTAGGATTTGGACGGACCATGTGAGGGGTTTCCCCGTTCGACCTCGGGAAATGACTAGAGTCCTCGCCCCTCGATGCTCGATGAACTCAGAAAATCTCCTGGCTCCCGCGTCTTCTCCACCTCTTTCTCCGGTCAGTTTCTGTTCAATCCGCCCTCTCTTCAGTCAAGACTCCTGGCAGCAACCATCACTGGTCAGAGACAGGCTGCACTGCTTTGTTGCAAGAAAGTTTAGACGACGATACTGATTCATGAGACGACAAAACAAACCCTACAAAATATCAACAACATCGACAGCATCGACAGCAGCATGAGGCTTCCAACCTTCCTGCTCCTGGCCCTGGCCCCGCTGCCTCTTCTGGCCGATCTCAACGCCTACGAGATCCTCATGTTCTTTGACATGTACCGCTCCGACTATGACCAGAACGGCTCCGACTGCAAGATCGCCAAGGGTTGCAAGGACTGCGACTTTGAGGGGTTCATCCTCCACATTGACCGTCTGAAGACCCTCTCCGGCGTTAGCGGCCGCATCTCAGACATGATGAACCCCGGGCTCAGCGAGATCGAGGAGTGGCGAGAGAGGAACGACCTCGTCTAcgacgccaagaagctcctcggcggcctctgGCGCGACGGGGACGACAGCGCCCGGCCGGGACACCCGACCGTCATCGAGCGCCTCGTGGACCGGATGACGGTGCTCC
Protein-coding sequences here:
- a CDS encoding Putative glycoside hydrolase family 18, catalytic domain, glycosyl hydrolase family 18 (GH18) active; protein product: MWRPSLSAGFGLLCLASSAFARNEASPVNPCPVRCTISGPNPLNWTYLHGAKALKRCEQPMLFDTMLETKINDPDKHITFRACTASEESTVKTDEFVPVPFTFGAPEKRSLSDDIKSTCASDMHKTPNQTSIFYHEWLPDDSSPVDGSINDTALAIETLQGHLDAADNCGTAIMFAKVRESIAGLFVGSAVDKKSAAPFVEKLARKVKTKEFYEAGRFAATNCQTVRPSVWRVGVVADLQGNMTSVQEALSDWKDAKCLRSPDLTAEWTGVEVELWSIKSSLPTNGTDNLSNSTAVSGGGALHTLHRRADCRAEEVISGDDCGALAKRCGISATQFDKYNSGTKNLCSTLKPRQHVCCSPGDLPDFRPKPDANGNCHAIDIDKGFGCWDYADANYLTVKDIEDFNKNTWGFAGCKNLQPGQKICLSKGEPPMPNPISNALCGPQKPDGEPRGNKNLTDMNPCPLNVCCNVWGQCGMDSDFCTLAPADTGAPGTSQPGKNGCISNCGMEITNNDKGPASFSHIAYFEAWNKNRPCLHMDVTSVDTKKYTHIHFSFPDVTPGDFKIDTSKLQTQFDLMKKMTGIKRIVSLGGWAFSAEGDTVHILRDAVLPANRATFAANVVQFVNDNGLDGIDFDWEYPSAPDIPDIDPSANPNEGKDYLEFLKMVKRRLGNKSVSIAAPASYWYLKQFPIKEIGEVVDYIVYMSYDLHGQWDHGNKWSSPGCPGGDCLRSHINMTETKTSLAMITKAGVPSHKVFVGIASYGRSFHMSEEGCTGPECTFTGTRSQSDAMPGPCTDTSGYISSAEIREILWNKDLLDASEWHDKDSDSDIVVYKGTEWVAWMNDDTKKGRIDKYKGLNFGGVSDWAVDLDKDYGDSGIGSGDSDDSNLSGGRNCPLSKTYADLEALANDGDVSDDCKPVLAINILEKMLDKSLANYDDVDNGYDKNFAAYRRVMKDSAKQAMAKFTSWHDGKYRDYFDCDIKADGVTHSGDWTGPCSDMKGHFAVTGMNIIKLTLRDEDGFWDAVEKETGVIQEWVEFGTFKYNTDPNEAIKNCPPPVGVTPQPCVPSLILSISGYPQLKSDFDIPDPKDIIKDVKKNLDEIRTSISARFFDVVAGIWDGGNGDVLQVLSVPIFLLAQAITSMEEAKKKGGEIIKEEKEALILNIISALLFFIPFVGEFAAMAAGAATVARMIALGGLVGNTAFSIAEIAGDPSNAGMAVMALLSAGRIKKPRDFIDLGSARRAQTKAGVSKMGATFRKHDDSLQKVVGNCRKEGDKDDEKEPNACKFKRDLGHSYLETRDVVLESHQAWIGKRAANNNNKNNCPTTEHETTTTKIETVLTTPAVTCKKEWSQACYHYSSVMSVHSNTPDMVRWTCWATSETGRDGLATDRWGFWPRQTRQGFNMPRLAQHHWDWGQEWTEHDSCDRDEFPPRHFWGAINTGKKNKAGEIRFKATEGQMVRLIPAAENRGAGGMWKQFCEKNDGYENKLPGLEKINENHVTTDKNSKVGSSVKGGTTTYTTSLKVTIPNAVFEINHWEQTPAKDDGLWDNPCWPSMLRPNDPGYALLTNDAWYARNPGAQQFTAAYHNAPPAALTRGLTKVRAMDGRPIIAPRELGGSDDDSTEMCAAQGRPQDECDAESGQHHRRRQVFVDEDGNEEGKVFVDEDGNEREVFVDEDGDEYVELLPSDGLDFSAIEQLPTPSMPRTAEAFATAVADVEEMEAATPGSAIAAGLPEPTKGMF